The sequence ATCTGTGCAGAATAAAGATACTCAGTATACCGAGCTGCAATGCCCACTGTGgagtgcaggtctctggataaTCTTGTGACATGGCAGAAAAAAGTCTCTAGGCCTTGCCtaaagcctttaaaggggtactccggcgcttagacatcttatcccctatccaaaggaaaggggataagatgcctcatcgcgggggtcccgccgaccgtgatcttgcacgcagcgccccagttaaaatcagtccccggagcgtgttcactccgggtctgattaccggcgaccaggGGGCAGGCGGTGTGTGATGTTacacctccacccccgtgtgatatcacgctccgcccctcaatgcaagcctatgggagggggcgtgacagttgtcatgccccctcccacaggcttgcattgaggagcggatgagattctaagcgccggagtacccctttaaatgtcctaGACATGCAGGTTATATCCAAATCTCCTCCTCTAATCCCTCAGGTTTGTCTAGGTGTGACGCATTCTACACCTCCTCCAGTATTTGTAGCTTGGTAACAATATAGACTGTAAGCCAAATATCCTACCTCATAATAGCAAAGACAAAGATATAACTGTGACTGAGGCATAAATATAAGGTTTTAAAATGTACCACtcaaaaacattacaaaaactttttatataatgtagataatgccattatatgtatatttgtaatatactttgattaaaaattgtgtatatttttgggtgaaaaaatgtccctgcagctattgcctgtgtgtctctgaggagtccaaatacaggaagtgagggtcggacaagcagggatctgtgcaggctcctggcttgtcaatcatcctgatgtatgagcctggagtatgttatagagcctcagtgcacactgtcctgctttttcttagtgtacagagccttgattatcaaccctcacttcctgtatttggactcctcatagagacacacagacaatagctgcagggacaaaaatatacacatttttcaaccaatgtatattacaaatatacatataatggtattatctacattatataaaaagtttttgttgacgacaggtacattttaagtaCAGACCAAAATAGATCTGAAAATGATATTGCAGGGTCCATTaaataaatgcaaataaaaaataacaggACTCAAACAAGGCTCATTCACATTCAACCCAAACTACACCACTGTCCTCTATTTTTCAGAGAAATGTCTTAATAGAAAAAGCATCAATATAGAAAAGTCATTTGGTATTTGTACTGTGAATGATTATGAATTTCCAAGCTGTTGTGAATTAACGAGAAGGAATATTAAAGAATGAATCACTGACCTGAATATTTCTGGTACCACAAGTACAAATGAGTCACCATAATAGACATATAACTGTATCAAATACTAGAAAGCATGAATAAACTCACCCCAGCCATTAAAGAATCATGATAAGCATTAAACAATGCACATTCTTCTGTTACTATTCACAAAGAACATTAACAGAGGAAAACCTATTTGGGAGGTCAGTAATGGCTGTGCTTCTgtctacaatttttttaaattgttttatttgcaaaattcattaaaaacaaaaatatacaaaatacctGTATGTTCtcatgtacaggatcctgcgcagatttgatgcccaggatttgatgcgcaggagtttctgctacagatttcaatgtaaactaaaagagcacagcttctaatctgcagtaaagtgcaaatgtgcgcaggatcctgtatgtgtgaacataccctaaaggggtacttcggtgggaaaaaaatgtcttcaaatcaactggtgctagaaagttaaacagatttgtaaattacttctatttaaaaatcttaatccttccagtacttatgagctattgtatgctccagaggaagttgtattgtttggtcttaaaggggtactccggtggaaaactattctttactaatgaactggtgccaaaaagttatacagttttgtaaactatttctatttaaaaatcttactccttccagtacaggaagttgtatagttctttctgaccacagtgctctctgctgacacctctgtccatgtcaggaactgtccagagtacacggaaatccccatagcaaacctctcctgctcttgagagttcctgacacagacagaggtgtcagcagagagcactgtggtcagaaagaactatacaacttcctgtactggaaggagtaagatttttaaatagaaatagtttacaaaactgtataactttttggcaccagttcattagtaaagaatagttttccaccggagtacccctttaagaccaaaaaCACTTTTCCAGAGAAACATGCTTAGCCACCTTGTTAAACTTCAAGATTTAATTTTACAAATAATtttacagctgataagtactggaaggattacgatttttaaatagaagtaatttacaaatctgtatttgtTTTCAAGCAAACAGAAAAGTAATAGTTCTCCTTTTACTGTGTGGAGTAAACTACAAGGTCTCCACTAACAGGGAGATCTACATGTGTCTTTTTATAGTAGCAGTTGTCATGAACTGTCTTGGAACCTGCATAGGGAATACAGTAATTTTTAGTATACAGATTCCTTAGCAGGTCATGGCTCCAACTGACATGTACCTGAGCAGAAGTAGCTTTCCAATTGATAAATGTGGATTTTgaatttgcagtgaccactaaGATGCAAATTTGTGGATCAGGTTGTTTTTCCAgaaacaacattaaaggggtattccaggcaaaaactttttttatatatcaactggctccggaaagttaaacagatttgtaaattacttctattaaaaaatcttaatccttccaatagttattagcttctgaagttgagttgctgttttctgtctaactgctttctgatgactcacgtcccgggagctgtccagctcctatggggatattttcccatcatgcaagggatattctcccatcatgcacagctcccgggacgtgacataatcattgagcagttagacagaaaacttcagaagcttataactattggaaggattaagattttttaatagaagtaatttacaaatctggttaactttccggagccagttgatatatatataaaaaaaaaaaagtttttgcctcgaatacccctttaagctgtgacAGTATTGCATTTTCTAGCCAACGGTAGAAACAGGTAAAGCCGACACTACGGACTGCGGGGATCAGTTTACACAAACAGGAGGAGTAAGCTGCACTGTGGTCTGGATAGTAAGACGCTGTGACAGGTAGTGCTCAGTCAAGGCCGGGGTATAGTCCATTACAGTAAGAGATAGGGACGGCACTCACCAGTAAGCTTTTCTTCTTTATCAAGGGGCAATGGGAAAGACTGTTTCACACAATCAAGTGCTTCCTCTAGCCGGTGCGCCAAGGCGCACCGGCTAGAGGAAGCACTTGATTGTGTAAAACGGTCTTTCCTGATGCCCCGCCATTCCTGCTCCAACTGCTTTGTGATGTTGTGAATTAATAAAGAAGAAAAGCTTACTGGTGAGTGCCGTCCCTATCTCTTACTGTATTCGAGTATTGTATTTTCACCTAAATGAATACAAGTAACCCAGACATAGCAAAAAAAATATGACTAGCACCGTTTCTGGAAGGAAATTGAATTGTGACATTAGAGATCTCCAAACTTTACTGATTTTCAGCTACAACAAATACAACAGGTGATGTTGAGCCACTCTTGGTGATAAAAGTTTAAAAGTCTATTACAAATATGAATGTGAGTCACATATAAATCACACGGTTTATAAGCCAATACAAAATGTCTTGTGCTATTATGACCTTCGTTATGTCACTAGGGTACAATAATATTTAAAGTAGCCCTCAGCTGGAGAGGCATGTGGAGAGCCTAAGAGCTACATGTGACTTTCAAGCTACCGATTGGGGACAACTGTCCTATATAATCTACATATATTACACTTCTATTTGCTTTTGCAAGACTTTCCTGTTCATTGgaataaatatattaaaggggtacgccggtgaaaaccttttttcttttaaatcaactggtgccagaaagttaaacatatttgtaaattacttctattaaaaaatcttaatccttccagtacttattagctgctgaatactacagaggaaattcttttctttttggaatgctctctgatgacatcacgagcactactgacattataataataataataataagtctttatttatttattgttgtccttagtgggatttgaacccaaggccccagcagcagtgctaactacttagccaccatgctgcccttagcatacacctgctatgcacagttgctaaaatggacagagatgtcagcagaaagcactgcgctcgtgatgtcatcagtgttccaaaaagaaaggaatttcctctgtagcattcagcagctaataagtactggaaggattacgatttttaaatagaagtcatttacaaatatgtttaactttctggcaccagttgatttaaaagaaaaaaggctttcaccggagtacccctttaagctctttagTTCCAATAAATTGTTCTTTTTGGTACATTATACtaattatttttgttgttttttattttacagatGAATTGGGAAGGTGGACACAGATGAGCGCTAGAGGTGGTGCAAACAATTAAGCACAATCAGCCTTGGTCTTCCTCTCAAAACGTGTTCATTAGTTTGACGATGGTCACACTTCGCTGGAATTGCTTCCATCGCTGCTTCTGTCCATCATCCATCCTTGCAGCCATGAGCTCACAGGCTGCCCAGTTGTCTTACCACTACAAATCTTTCTGTGGAGACTATGAAAGGGTGGAGACTGCACTTGAGAGGCTGGAGGCCAGTGGCTACTACTGGAGCACCCTCTCTGGTACTGAAGCCAAAAAGCTCTTATCTGACCAGCCTGTTGGATCCTTTCTTATCCGCGACTCTTCAGACCATCACCATCTGTTTACCCTCAGCCTTCGCACATCTGCTGGCATTACCAATTTACGCATTAAGCTAGAGGGAACTTCTTTCTACCTGGAAACGGTAGCGGGAGCagaaagccccccaacatttccCTGTGTGGTGAAGCTGGTTGAACATTATATGCGCTTGACGGCAGCAGGAGAGTCTGACTCTAATCTCTGCTACATTGAAGGGAAAGAGCATCCTGTCCCTCTTATGCTTACACAACCACTAAATTGTAAAGTGGTGTCTCTACAGTATTTATGTAAAAGGACAGTGGTGGCCAACATGCCTGCAGAAGCGTCTGGTTCCGACGGGAACTTGGAGGAACTTCCTGTGTCTAAGATGCTTCGTAACGCCTTTCAAAACTAGATATGTTTAGTTAAGCTGGAAAACAATTCAGGAGAGACTAATAAAGTAACCTCATGGCAGTCTCTAAAATAAAATGCCTAGAGAACCTTTGTTTTCATCTTTCCCTGTATGAGGTCATACAgaaaagtaaaaggaaaaataaacaaaCTTGTTTAAAATTCACAGAAAATATCTTTCCAGAAAAAAAGATTATCCTGGTGCAGAGAACAGTAGATTATTTCtttatatatagagatatggctTTTACCTAGAGGGAACACGTGGATGATATTCAACTGTCAAGTATTTTaagtttttcacatttatttcctTACTGTATTAATTTATCAGCATCTCGCAGACACAGTCAGATAAGGAGCATGACGTCTGTAATGGAACAGTATGTGACATTTATCAAAATAACACTTTAAAAGGCATCAGACAAACTATACCATTGATACTTTCAGATATTAAAGTTAATAATTCACTTGACCGCTCGGGTCCCGTCCATTGTGGTCATTCATTGCGCTGTATGTATAAACCGGGTATAACCCGTGTGCAGACGATCTGGTAATCACCTCAACATTTTGTGACTGGTGGGTCTCTTTCAAAAATAATACAGGCGATCAGTATGGTGATGTTGGGTCACATTGGGTTTAAAGGGAGAACTTTTATTAaagattagttaaaggggtactcccgtggaaaactttttttttttttaaatcaactggtgccagaaagttaaacagatttgtaaatcacttctattaaaaaatcttaattcttccagttctttttaggggctgtatactaaagagaaatccaaaaaagaaatgcatttcctctgatgtcctgaccacagtgctctctgctgacctctgctgtccattttaggatactgtccagagcagcatatgtttgctatggagattttcacctgctctggacagttcctaaaatggacagcagaggtaagcagagagcactgtggtcaggacatcacaggaaatgcatttcttttttggatttccctttagcatacagcccctaaaaagtactggaaggattaagatttttttatagaagtgatttacgaatctgtttaactttctggcaccagttgatttaaaaaaaaaaagttttccatgggagaacccctttaagattttgaaattccacttggaaattctggtACAGCAATGGGCAATGGAATTCCGCTGCACAGCGCACACTGCAAGGTTTTCAAGGCAGACTTTCTGCCCAGAGAGTCCACTCAAAAAATTACACTAGTACATTGAACTTGTTCAAGGTTCTGGCGGATTTTCGCCCTgcagacattgctgtctatggtgaTGGCAATACCTGTGCGGCCCTAGTGTCGACTGATTCATGCTCAGAAGCTTCACAAGTGTGAGCACGGCCGAATTCTACCAGATTATTGCCCTACATGTTAAACTCACAAGGTGGATTACAGAGTACAAAAGAAAAAAGCCAGAGGCATGCCCTTGGATTTCTCGGTCACAtgttcactagtgttgctcgcgaatattcgcaattcgaattttatttgctaatatcgcatattcgcgaattcgcgaatattcgcgaatatagcgctaaatattaataattacgaatattcgtttttttttttttttttcacagtaaacatcacagtgatcatccctctctgtttccagcttatgtggtgtaagaaggctctaatactactgtgtgagactggtgtgcgaattttcgcttatgttcatttttgtatatgcaaattttcgcatatgcaaattttcgcacacgcgaatattcacatatgcgaaaataaaacgagaacattacgaatatgcgaatattcgcgaatatgacgaatattcgtccatatattcgcgaattcgaatatggcctgtgccgctcaacactaatgttcacccttaaagtggtactccgatggaaaaccaatttttttcaaattaactggtggcaaaaaagtaaacagatttgtaagttacttctatttaagaaatcttaatccttccattacttatcagctgctgtatactacagaggaagttgtgtaattctttccaatctgaccacagtgctctccgctgacacctctgtccatgtcaggaactgtccagagaaggaacaaatccccatagcaaacttctcctgctctggacagttcctgagatgcagagtggtgtcaccagagagcactgtggtcagacaaaaaagaactgataagtactggaaggattaatatttttaaatagaagtaatttacagatctgtttaactttctggcaccggttgattaaaaaaaaaataataataattccaccggagtaaccattTAATGCCTCTTATTTTGTAAGGTCAGATTTACCCCACTATATGGCTACCCAGATTGGTTAACACACAAATATGAGCATATGACAtaccacttattttttttactgtaactCAGATTTCAAATATGCAATGGAAAACATCTGCACCGTGT is a genomic window of Hyla sarda isolate aHylSar1 chromosome 10, aHylSar1.hap1, whole genome shotgun sequence containing:
- the LOC130293522 gene encoding suppressor of cytokine signaling 3-like, producing the protein MVTLRWNCFHRCFCPSSILAAMSSQAAQLSYHYKSFCGDYERVETALERLEASGYYWSTLSGTEAKKLLSDQPVGSFLIRDSSDHHHLFTLSLRTSAGITNLRIKLEGTSFYLETVAGAESPPTFPCVVKLVEHYMRLTAAGESDSNLCYIEGKEHPVPLMLTQPLNCKVVSLQYLCKRTVVANMPAEASGSDGNLEELPVSKMLRNAFQN